The following proteins are co-located in the Rhodococcus opacus B4 genome:
- a CDS encoding lysylphosphatidylglycerol synthase transmembrane domain-containing protein, with protein MTDAEDTRPTPRRRRVEWVIGGLLVVVLTVEIVLIWPDLSESVQNLGDLKWGWVAAAVAASLASMSSFARVQRCLLGVAGVHIRQRQSLAVTFASNSMSVTLPGGPVLATTFTYRQTRLWGASPVIATWQLVMAGVLQAIGLALVGLGGALLVGAKTNPFSLIFTFGGLCAFLVLAQYAASRPDALEGVGITALRGVNALRKKPPLNGVRQWKHIVDQMSAVRMDRRDTARAFGWSLFNWIADASCLAFACYAVGAHPGFAGLAVAYAAGNAAGSAIPLLPAGLGVMDAVLVPALTASGMAGSEAVSAIVVYRLVSFLLMAAIGWIVFAARFRGAQQGEEGPDLEPLWGRGT; from the coding sequence ATGACTGACGCCGAAGACACCCGCCCGACGCCCCGCAGGCGTCGTGTCGAATGGGTGATCGGCGGCCTGCTCGTCGTGGTGCTCACGGTGGAGATCGTCCTCATCTGGCCGGATCTCTCGGAGAGCGTCCAGAACCTCGGCGACCTGAAATGGGGATGGGTGGCCGCGGCCGTCGCCGCGTCGCTGGCGTCGATGTCGAGCTTCGCCCGGGTCCAGCGCTGCCTGCTGGGTGTCGCGGGTGTGCACATCAGGCAGCGGCAGTCCCTCGCCGTGACGTTCGCCTCCAACTCGATGAGCGTGACGCTGCCGGGCGGCCCGGTTCTCGCGACGACGTTCACGTACCGGCAGACGCGGCTCTGGGGTGCGTCGCCGGTGATCGCGACGTGGCAACTGGTGATGGCCGGCGTCCTCCAGGCGATCGGCCTGGCGCTCGTCGGCCTGGGAGGCGCACTGCTCGTCGGCGCCAAGACCAACCCTTTCTCGCTGATCTTCACGTTCGGCGGCCTGTGCGCCTTCCTCGTCCTGGCCCAGTACGCCGCTTCGCGACCCGACGCACTCGAGGGTGTGGGCATCACCGCGCTGCGCGGCGTCAACGCGCTGCGAAAGAAGCCGCCGCTGAACGGGGTTCGTCAGTGGAAGCACATCGTCGACCAGATGAGCGCCGTCCGGATGGATCGCCGCGACACGGCCCGCGCGTTCGGGTGGTCGCTGTTCAACTGGATCGCCGACGCCTCGTGCCTCGCGTTCGCGTGCTACGCGGTCGGCGCCCATCCCGGGTTCGCCGGCCTCGCCGTCGCGTACGCGGCGGGCAACGCCGCCGGTTCGGCCATCCCGCTCCTACCCGCAGGACTCGGCGTCATGGACGCCGTGCTGGTGCCCGCCCTGACCGCCAGCGGAATGGCCGGCTCCGAAGCGGTCTCCGCGATCGTCGTGTACCGACTGGTCAGCTTCCTCCTGATGGCCGCCATCGGCTGGATCGTCTTCGCGGCGCGCTTCCGGGGTGCGCAGCAGGGCGAGGAGGGCCCCGACCTCGAACCGCTGTGGGGTCGCGGCACCTGA
- a CDS encoding universal stress protein: MSTPASHSVVVGLDGSDASTAAALWGASVASKWGATLSLVHALPQDGPLYSPAAIMLESQFLSQLREDGEAIIGTARRLLGPKFPGLEIETTISPGPAGTALLEAADWARLIVLGSTGAGAFRSVLVGSTALHVANRAPCPVTVLRGEVTTPDQRPVVVGVDGSDLSSEAVGHAFEFASFFEAPLSAVHTWQGSPTLGAGGTGMLVDWDAVKQEEEALLSEGLAGEAERYPDVSVTRVAEQGAAADVILRHSAEAQLIVVGSHGRGPLLGALMGSTSQNLLHHATCPVMICRNE, encoded by the coding sequence GTGAGCACACCCGCCAGTCATTCCGTCGTCGTCGGCCTGGACGGATCCGACGCGTCCACCGCAGCCGCCCTGTGGGGAGCGTCAGTCGCGTCGAAGTGGGGTGCCACGCTGTCGCTGGTACACGCGCTGCCGCAGGACGGCCCGCTGTACAGCCCGGCGGCGATCATGCTGGAATCGCAGTTCCTCAGTCAGTTGCGCGAGGACGGCGAGGCCATCATCGGGACGGCGAGGCGGCTGCTGGGACCGAAGTTCCCCGGCCTCGAGATCGAGACGACCATCAGTCCCGGTCCGGCGGGCACGGCGCTGCTCGAGGCCGCCGACTGGGCGCGGTTGATCGTCCTCGGATCCACGGGAGCGGGCGCGTTCCGTTCGGTGCTGGTCGGTTCGACGGCACTGCACGTGGCCAACCGCGCACCCTGTCCGGTGACCGTTCTGCGCGGCGAGGTCACCACCCCGGATCAGCGTCCGGTGGTGGTCGGGGTCGACGGCAGCGACCTCAGCAGCGAAGCGGTGGGTCACGCGTTCGAGTTCGCGTCGTTCTTCGAAGCGCCGCTGAGCGCCGTCCACACCTGGCAGGGCTCCCCGACGCTCGGCGCCGGCGGCACCGGCATGCTCGTCGACTGGGACGCCGTGAAACAGGAAGAGGAGGCGCTGCTGTCCGAGGGCCTCGCGGGTGAGGCGGAACGGTACCCGGACGTGTCCGTGACCCGGGTGGCCGAGCAGGGCGCCGCCGCGGACGTCATCCTTCGGCATTCGGCCGAGGCCCAGCTGATCGTCGTCGGCAGCCACGGCCGGGGACCGCTGCTCGGCGCGCTGATGGGCTCGACGAGCCAGAATCTGCTCCACCACGCCACCTGCCCGGTCATGATCTGCCGGAACGAGTGA
- a CDS encoding SDR family NAD(P)-dependent oxidoreductase — MATPATSTPRRRCAALVTGGTGGIGSAIARQLAALGHDVAITYRSNAEVAADLVGELEGSGVAAQAFSADLTDRPRVASVVEQTLEHFGGLGILVHAAGPHVPMIHLSEVAPEDYAEHLQQEAVAFFTVVKAALPALRDASGSVVAVTTAATSRFPVRDGLSPGTKGAIEQLVKGFAAEEGRFGVRFNAVGPGMLTDGMAERLIASEELDRRALDAAMSRIPLRRFGTAADVAEAVCFLASDRAGFVTGQKLDVDGGYTV; from the coding sequence ATGGCGACACCCGCCACCAGCACCCCCCGACGTCGCTGCGCCGCACTGGTCACCGGCGGCACCGGCGGCATCGGCTCCGCCATCGCACGGCAGCTCGCGGCCCTCGGCCACGACGTCGCCATCACCTACCGGTCCAACGCCGAAGTCGCCGCGGACCTCGTCGGCGAACTGGAAGGCAGCGGCGTCGCCGCGCAGGCGTTCTCCGCCGACCTCACCGACCGGCCCCGGGTCGCGAGCGTCGTCGAGCAGACGCTCGAACACTTCGGCGGCCTCGGCATCCTGGTCCACGCCGCCGGACCGCACGTCCCGATGATCCACCTGTCCGAGGTCGCTCCCGAGGACTACGCCGAGCACCTCCAGCAGGAGGCGGTCGCATTCTTCACCGTCGTCAAGGCCGCCCTGCCCGCGCTACGGGACGCGTCCGGATCCGTCGTCGCCGTCACGACCGCGGCCACCAGCCGGTTCCCGGTGCGCGACGGCCTCTCCCCGGGAACCAAAGGCGCGATCGAACAACTGGTCAAGGGGTTCGCCGCCGAGGAGGGCCGTTTCGGCGTCCGCTTCAACGCGGTCGGCCCGGGGATGCTCACCGACGGCATGGCCGAGCGGCTGATCGCCTCCGAAGAACTCGACCGGCGCGCACTCGACGCCGCGATGAGCCGGATACCGTTACGCCGGTTCGGCACCGCCGCCGACGTCGCCGAGGCCGTCTGCTTCCTCGCGAGCGACCGGGCCGGGTTCGTCACCGGGCAGAAGCTCGACGTCGACGGCGGATACACGGTCTGA